TCTAAATTAGGAGGAGCAAAAGTATTTAAATGCCCTAAATGTGGTACACAATTATTAAGAGATGTAAACGGCGCACGTAATATTATGCTACGTGCTTTGCAGGCAGTTGCCTTCACCATTGATGGTGATGCTATATTGAAGCTAGAAAGCGCTAATTGCTCGATTTGGCTAGATTAAATACTGCACTACCTACTTACCTACTTAGTTAACTTTTAACGATCGCCCCAAAATCTGCTAAAACTCTGGTGTGATTGCGCAATAACCCTAGTAAATTAAGTCTATTCTCTCTAATGGCGGAATCTTGAGCCATAATTAAGACACTATCCTCCCCATCAAAAAAATTAGCAACAATAGGGTTAATTTTAGCTAAAGCTTCTACCAAGAGTTGGTAATTGCGCTCTTTTTGAGCTTGAATTGTAGTTGGTTCTAATTCTACAAGTGCTTGATAGAAAGCGGTTTCTGAGTTTTTCTCAAAGATGGTGGGGTTAATCAGAGATTTAGCTGTTAGACTACTCGTATCCAGGTTTCCTTTGATAGCTAATTTGGTAGAACGGTTAACGGTTTCATAAATTTCTGCTAGTGAACCATTATTGCGTATTTGTTGTAGGAAAACAGCGCGATCGCGTACATCTAACAAATTACTTAAAGCTCGTTCTAAATACTCCCTATCCCCTTCAGGTAGGACTGCGTTAACTAAATCATAGTCAATATTTAACTCATCCTGCAAGAGAGTACGAATTCTTTGACTAAAAAATTCTTCTAGTTGGGGTAGAGGGGAGGGTTTATCGGGATGAGTGGTGACAAAATCATGAGCAATTTGTGTGAGTAAATCCTGTAAGTCAATCGGAAATTCTGCAGACCAAGTAATTAAAATAATACCATTAGCTGCACGACGTAGGGCAAAAGGATCAGAAGAACCAGTCGGGAGTAAACCCAACCCAAAGATATTAACTAGGGTATCAAGGCGATCGCTAATGCCCACAACTTGTCCTGTGAGAGATTGGGGTAGTTGATCTTCTGCGGTTCTTGGGAGATAATGTTCACGGATACCTTGAGCCACTATTGGAGATTCACCACTAACTAAAGCGTACTTTTCTCCCATAATTCCCTGTAACTCGGGAAATTCATAGACCATTTGGGTGACTAAATCTGCTTTACACAACATAGCGGTACTTTCGATTTCGTTACGTTGTTGATTATTGAGTCGTAATTGGTCACAGAGAAGTTGGCTAATTTCCATAATGCGATCTACCTTATCGCGCATTGAGCCTAACTCTTCTTGAAAAGTGACGTTTTCTAACTGAGGTAGATAACTTTCGAGGTGTTCATCACAATCTGCTTGATAAAAGAATTGAGCATCTGCTAATCTAGCCCTAATTACCCGTTCATTTCCCGAAGCAATAATCGTTGACTTATCAGGGTCACCATTACTAATAGTAATAAACCGAGGTAAGAGGTTACCCTGACTATCTTGTAAAGGAAAATAGCGTTGATGGGTTACCATTACCGTAGTGATTACCTCTGTAGGTAAACTGAGGAATTTTGCTTCAAACTCACCCACAATAGCCGTGGGCCATTCTACCAGATTAACTACTTCTGTGAGTAAATCCTCTGATAAAATGGCTGTAGCGTTGTATTTAGCTGCTTGAGACTGAATTTGTTCAGTAATCTTATTATATCTTATTTGGGGGTCAACTTCTATATAAGCTTGTTGAAGAGCATCTAGATAATCAGAAGCGTTGTTAATAACTACTGATTCTGGGTGTAAGACTCGATGTCCCTGACTATGGCGATCGCTTTTGAGAGTATGAGAACCATTCACCAATTCTACAGGTAATAATTCCTGATCTAACAAAGCTATCAAACTACGAATCGGACGAGGGAAACGTAAATCACCGTCAGACCAACGCATAAAACGTCTTCCTTGGAGTTTAGCAATCCATTGAGGAATTAGACGCTGTAACAAAGTAGCCGTCGCTGCACCGACTATTTTTTTCTGAACAAAGACAAACTCTCCCTTATCGGTAAGTTTAGTAGAGAGAGCAGTAACATCTACCCCTTGTTTACGAGCAAATCCGATGGCTGCTGCTGTAGGTTGACCATCTTTAAAAGCTGCTTGAACTGCAGGTCCTGTTATTTCTTCCTCTCTATCTTCTTGGCTACTATTTAACCCTGTAATCAGTACGCTGAGACGTCGTGGCGAGCCGTAAATTTTGATACTTTCTGGGGTTAATAATTCTTGTTGGAGACTAATAGGGATATATTCTTCCCATTGTTGTAGAGCACTATTAACAAAGTCTGCGGGTAATTCTTCTGTACCAATTTCAAGCAAAAATGTGGGCATGAGTATTATAAAATAACTTAACCTAGAGGTTAATTTTTATATTATCATCTAAAAGAAATTAGGATGCGTTAATTTAACGCACCCTGACTTAATTAACCGAGTAACTCTTTAACCTTACTCATGATTCCCTCGGGGTCGATTCCTTGGTGGGGGAATTGTTCCCAAAGTCCACCGCAGCCCTCTTTATGAGTACCGAGATAAGCGAATTTAGGTGTAAAACCACGTTCTAGTAACCAAGAGCCAAAACGACTACCTAAACCAGTACGACGGTTAAAGGCTTCTACTACCACAACTAGAGGAGATTGACCAATTTTAGTCATTATCTCTTCATCGACAACATTGAGAGTAGGTTTATTGATTAAACCGATATCGATACCCTCTTGTTTAAGACGTTCTACCGCATCTAGAGAACGATATAAACCATCCCCAAAGCTAACGATATAACCTGCTGTTCCTTCGCGAATCACTTCATCTTTACCAGGAACAAAGGTATAATCATCACCAAAGAAATCATTACCCTCGCTATTGAGGATATTAGGTACTTTAGAACGTGTAGAGAAGATAAAGCGTAAACCAGGGTCAAAGAAAACCGCTTTAACACAAGCTTTCATTTGATTAGCATCAGCGGGGAAATATAAGCTAGTGGGGTAACCATCATCTAAACCATTATCAGCGAAGAAATTATTAATACCAAAGTGACAGGTATTATCCGCCATATCATCGATTCCCGCGTGGGAGAAATGACAGAGTAGGTTAGAGAAGTTTAAACGCGCCATGGTAATTTCAGAGATGCACATTTCTAAGAAAGCGCTAAAGGTAGCAAAGATACCCTGTTTACCTTTTTCCATCCCAAAACCAGCCGCTGCTGATAGGTTACCTCTTTCCATAATTCCACCACTGACGTAGATTTCAGGGAACGCATCGCGGATTTGTTTGAGTCCACAAGAACCTTCTAAATCGCTATCTACACAGAGTACCTGATTTTTGCGTTCTGACTCAGTCAAATTGCTTAAAACCGAGACTACCGCGTCCCCAAAGACGTTGCGGTTAGAACCCATAGTTGTACTAGAGCCGAGAAAAGTATAACTTTGTTTGGGTTTTTCGATACTATTGAGATATTCAACCGCTGCGGTTAAACCACGTTTTTCTAAGTATTGTAAAGCCAATTTAACGGAGATAACGTCGTGTCCATGGGTTGAGCCTTCTAAACCTTCGATACCTACGCACATAGGACGATGGTTAATTACAGCTACAGGTCCAGGGGTGCTAATCGCTTCACAAATACGACTATATAAACCGTCGATATCTTCTCCATCCCCTTCTAAAATGCTTAATCCGTGTCCTGAGAGGGTTTTATTCAGGTCATAACCTGGTAGATATTGCGAAGGATGTCCCGCGATGGTTACGTCATTAGCGTCGATAAGTAGTTTAACATTTATTTGTTGGGCTACGGATAGACGAGCAGCCTCAGCGTCATCACCTTCTTGTTGAGAACCATCAGAACCAAGACAAAATACGGTTTTACCAGGGTTAGCTAGAGCTACACCGTTAATATAGGGCCATAAATGTCCTAAACGTCCTGAACTGAATTTAACCCCTGGTGTTAGTCCTAATTCGGGGTGTCCAGGTAATCCTGAGTGGGCTTCACGATAACGTAACAGACGTTCTGCGGGTAATTCCCCGTGGAGAGTTGCCATTAGGTATTGAGTCGCTACTCTGTGTCCGGCTTCATCAAAGAAAATGGGGACGAATTTATCAGGAGAAGTTCTGAACAGAGCATCGAGAATCATTACTTCTGGTACTGTGTCATAAGGACCACCTGTATGACCTCCTACACCTCTAGCTGCACCTGTAGCGGTAAAAAAGATGATCGCATCGCGACAAAGTTGTATATTAGCCTGAAGGGCTTGTTTTTGTTCGGAAGTGAGAGTTTTTTGACTAGGATCTAGGGTAATGGTTTTATATGCACCTAGATCAAGGGGAAAGCTTGCTGTAGCAACGGTCATAATTTTTTCTGGTTATTTAGTATAAAGTTCGACTTCTCTTGGTTGTAAAAGTCATAATCTTTATTTAGCAGTCTATATCCATCTGTTCAAACTGTCTAGAGATTTTATGAATTCAACTCCCGCACAAATAGCGATCGCCAAATTAATTGAATTAGCCGAAACTGGTGAAATTGACCCCTGGGATGTGCAAGTTATCGAGATTATCGATCGTTTTTTAAAAGAATTACCCGAAAAAGCTGATTTAGCTCAATCTGGACAGACTTTTCTCTGGGCTTCGATGTTAGTCTTACTCAAAGCTAATAGTTTGACCGAACCTGAAGTAGATACGATCGAGTCTCTAGAACCAGAAACAGAGTTAGAATTAGCTACTAGAAATCCTAGAGTAGCCGTTTCTCTAGAAAAACATTTACGTAGAAGAACTTCTGCTCCTCCTTTACGTCAACGTCGGGTTACTTTAACGGAGTTAATCACCCAAATCCGCGAATTAGAAGCTAAATTCACTGAAAAAACCAGAGTTAAGCGTTCTAAGACTTCAGCTAAGGTTAAAGCACAATTAATCACTCAATTAGCCCATCAGGAGAATTTAACAGAGATAGCTAATTCCCTAGGAGAGTTTTTAGACTCACATAAAGAATTTGAGTTAACTTGTTTACAGTTAGAAGAGTTATTGATTTTATTCAATAGTCAGGATCGCGTTGGGGTGTTTTGGGCTTTATTATTACTCTCAGCTGAGTCAAAAGTCGAATTGATTCAAGAGCAATTTTATCAGGATTTAACTATTAAACCTATCTATCCCTAATAAGATAAGATAAGTAATAAACCCTATTTAAATTTTTAGTAGTGATGTCGCGTTTAGCTTTACTGAGTGTTTGGGATAAAACTGGTATCGTAGAATTAGCCAGCAAATTAGTACAAGATTTTGACTTTGAGTTGATTAGCAGTGGTGGAACAGCTAAAATATTAACCGAAGCAGGTTTACCTGTGACTAAAGTCAGCGACTATACCCAATCTCCAGAAATACTCGGGGGAAGAGTGAAAACTTTACACCCGCGTATTCATGGAGGTATTTTAGCCAGAAGAGATGTAGCCACAGATTTAGCAGACTTAGAAGCTAATCAAATTCGCGCAATCGATTTAGTAGTAGTTAACTTATACCCTTTTGAACAAACCATCGCTAAAGCAGGAGTAACCCTAGCCGAAGCGATCGAACAAATAGATATCGGTGGGGTAGCATTATTACGCGCGGCGGCTAAAAATTTCGCTCATACAACAGTATTAGCTAATCCCCATAGTTATGAGAACTATCTCACAGAATTAAGTAAAAGTGAAGAGACAACAGCTAGTCTCGATTTTCGTAGAGATATGGCGGTAGCAGCTTTTCAACAAACACAAATCTATGACCAGGCGATCGCCAGTTACCTAGCTAATTACGAATCTAATAGTACCTTACCCCATAATTTTGCCGTAGCAGGAGAACAAATACAAGCATTACGTTACGGAGAAAATCCCCATCAACAAGCAGCTTGGTATCAAATAGGGAATAAACCCAAGGGATGGACAACAGCTTTGAAAATTCAAGGTAAAGAGCTTAGTTATAATAATTTAGTGGATTTAGAAGCAGCTAGAGGAATTATCAGCGAATTTCCCCCAGAAGAAGCCCCAGTGGCCGCTATTCTCAAACATACTAACCCCTGTGGCGTAGCCCTAGGCAATACCTTACTAGAAGCCTATGAAAAGGCTTTAGCTGCTGACTCGGTATCAGCTTTTGGCGGGATTGTTGCTCTTAATCAACCTATAGACGCAGATACAGCTAAAGAATTAACCAAAACCTTTTTAGAATGTGTGGTAGCTCCTGGATGTACAGCCGAAGCACAACAAATCCTCGGTAAAAAATCTAATCTACGGGTATTGGTATTACCAACCATCACTTCTGGACCTGCATATAGTCTTAAAGCGATCGCAGGAGGTCTCCTGGTGCAAACTACAGACTCAGCACCTGATGAACCCAAAACTTGGGAAGTAGTCACCCAACTCCACCCCGACACCGAACAAATGCAAGAGTTAATCTTTGCTTGGAAAGTCGCTAAACATGTAAAATCTAACAGTATCGTTATTAGCAAAAACAAGACAACTGTAGGTATAGGTGCAGGACAAATGAACCGCGTAGGTTCAGTAAAAATAGCCCTAGAAACAGCCGAAAATCAAGCTACAGGAGCAGTTTTAGCTAGTGATGGCTTTTTTCCCTTTGATGATTCAGTCCGCACAGCAGCTGCCGCGGGAATTAGTGCTATTATTCAACCTGGTGGGTCAATTAGAGATAACGATTCTATCAAAGCAGCTAACGAACTAGGTCTGATTATGATTTTGACAGGAGTTCGTCACTTCTTGCACTAATTAGCCTAAAATTAATCTAAAGTTTTTAACTACAAAACTTGCTAATATGGGAAAATTTAGCCATTAACTAAACTAGAAAAATCTAATATGTGGAAAAAATTAAAAGACATCGTTGGTATTAACGAAAGTGATGACTTAGACGAATACGACTATATCGAAGAAGAAGAAATTACCGAGACACCAACAAGTAGTTCTCGCTATACCGAAAAACCAGTAGAACAAGAATCGGAAACTCCTTCCTATCGCCGACGTTACACAGAATTTTCTAATACAGGAACAGATACAGTGCTCAACTCTACCCCAAGAAGTAATAATGTAATTGGTATGCCAGGTATTAATCAAGCTAGTTCAGAAGTCGTGGTGATTGAACCTCACTCCTTCGCCGAAATGCCTAAAGTAATTCAGATCTTAAAAGAAAGACGTTCTGTAGTATTAAATCTCAACGTAATGGATCCTGAAGAAGCACAAAGAGCTGTAGATTTCGTCGCAGGAGGTACTTACGCTATCGACGGTAATCAAGAACGCATCGGTGAAAGTATCTTTCTGTTTACCCCTAACTCCGTTAAAGTGAGCACAATCACTGGTATAGTTAGCGAAATAACCGAATCAGAAACACCCAAAATAGCCAAAATTGCTACTAATCCCAATTGGGGAAATCAATCTAGTCGTGTTATACAATAGAGGATGTCTATCAAACTAGGTATCATTGGAGGTGGGGTAATGGCGGAAGCTATTTTATCTCGCTTCATTCAACAGCAAATCTCTGCACCAGGAACGATTCTAGTTAGCGATCGCTCCTCTAATCGTCTTGATTTTCTCTCTCAAACCTATCAAGTACAAGTAACTAATCAGAATCAGCAAGTTATAGAAGGAACAGAAGTAGTCTTATTAGCGATTAAACCACAAGTACTCAACACAGTCTTAACGGAATTATCCCTAGATACTCCCCTAAACCCTAAACCCCTAATTATCTCCATTCTCGCGGGAGTCACCCTAGAACGTCTAGAAGCAGGATTTCCTGATTATCCCGTCATTAGAGCGATGCCTAATACACCGGCAACTGTAGGACATGGAATTACAGCTATAACCCCAGGAAAACAAGTAACTACTCAACAAGTAACCCAAGGACGTTTACTCCTCAACGCTATTGGTAAAGTAGTAGAAGTCCCAGAAAATCTTATGGACGCAGTTACAGGTTTATCAGGATCTGGTCCTGCTTATGTGGCTTTGATGATAGAAGCTTTAAGCGATGGCGGAGTAGCCGCAGGATTACCTAGAGCGATCGCCTCGGAATTAGCCCTACAAACCGTCCTCGGGACAGCTAAACTCTTAGAAACTCAAGGACTACACCCCGCTGAGTTAAAAGACCGTGTCACTAGTCCAGGAGGAACTACTATCGCAGGGGTAGCTGAATTAGAAAAAGCCGCCTTTCGTAGCGCCCTTATAGAAGCGGTGAAAGCTGCAGCTGCTAGATCTTTGGCTTTAGGGAAGAGAGAATAGGGGAGCTGCAGGAAGAGGGGAGAAGGGAAATGAAGAATTAAGAATTAAGAATGAGGTATTCATGCACTCAGGTAAGAGGGAGTATGATATATAGGAATAATAGCACCTAAAACCTAAAACCCTACACCCTACTCCCTTTTACCTAACACCTAATACCTAACTCAACAAGAGCTTTTTATTTTCGATTCGATATTAGTAGCTAAAGCGGCTTTAACTAATCCCAAAAATAAGGGGTGAGGATTATTAGGACGAGACAAAAATTCAGGGTGAAATTGGGTAGCGATAAAGAAAGGATGATCTGCTAACTCGATAATCTCTACTAAACGTCCATCAGGAGAAGTTCCACTCACCCGATAACCCTTTTCTATAAATCCATTGCGATAAGCGTTATTAAACTCATAACGATGTCGATGACGTTCATAAATAACCTCTTGTTGATAAAGAGAATAAGCTAAACTATCGTGAGAGAGACGACAGGGATATAACCCTAAGCGCATTGTTCCCCCTAAATCAATGACATCCTGTTGTTCTGGTAAAAGGTTAATCACAGGATTTTGCGTTTCAGGATCTAATTCTGAACTATTTGCACCGTGGAGATTAGCTAAATTTCTCGCCCATTCAATTACAGCGCATTGCATTCCTAAACATAATCCCAAAAAGGGTATTTTCTTTTCTCTAACATACTGAATCGCTTTAATTTTTCCCTCTACTCCTCTACTACCAAACCCACCAGGAACTATTAAACCCCCGATATCTTTCAGGTGTGTCTCTGCGTCTTCGATTTCGATATCTTCAGCATTAATCCACTGGATGTTCAGTTCTGTATCAGAGGCGATCGCCGCGTGACCTAAAGCTTCTACTACTGATAAATAAGCAGCACTTAGCTGGATATATTTCCCTACTATCCCAATATCTAACTTATGACTTCTAGAGTTCATCTTATCAACTAGAGTACTCCATTGGGTTAAATTTGGCTCTCTAGTTTCTAATTTCAAGAGACTGAGGGTTTGTTTAGCTAATCCTTCTGCTTCTAGAATTAAGGGTACTTCGTAGATACTAGAAGCATCCACCGCTGTAATCACCGATTCTACGGGAACATCGCAAAATTCTGAGAGTTTCTCCTTCATTCCCGCTTGTAAAGGGCGATCGCACCTACACACCAGTATATCTGGTTGAATCCCAATTGAGCGCAACTCCTTAACCGAATGTTGTGTTGGTTTAGTCTTCATCTCTCCTGCTGCTTGAATCCAAGGAATCAAGGTAACATGAGTATATAACACGTTATTTCTGCCTACGTCTTTACGAAATTGACGAATAGCTTCTAAAAAAGGTAAAGACTCGATATCCCCTACCGTTCCCCCAATTTCGGTAATTACTAAATCTGAATTAGTATTTTTAGCTACCCTATGTATCCTCTCTTTAATTTCATTAGTAACATGAGGAATCACTTGGACAGTACCCCCCATATAATCTCCTCTACGTTCCTTATTAATCACCGCTTGATAAATTGAACCAGTAGTCACACTATTGAGACGAGACATAGGAGTATCAGTAAAGCGTTCATAATGTCCTAAATCTAGGTCAGTTTCGGCACCATCATCAGTAACAAATACTTCTCCATGTTGAAAAGGACTCATTGTCCCTGGATCAACGTTAATATAGGGGTCCAATTTTAATATAGAAATGGAGTAATTGCGAGATTTTAGCAGTCTTCCCAAGCTAGCAGCTACAATCCCCTTACCAATACTAGAAACTACTCCACCAGTAATAAAAACAAATTTACTCATGACGATTTTAGCTGTTGTTATGTTATGCTATCTTTTATATTTTTATGTCCCCAACCTGAATTGAGGTTAAACTCACTTAATTTTACAAGCTTTGAAGGCTCTTTTAAAAATTTCCTAATCTCTTAAATCAAAGGCTTATGACCCACTCCTATGCGCATTCTGATTTATTCTTATAATTATTACCCTGAACCAATCGGTATCGCTCCTTTAATGACAGAATTAGCAGAAGGACTAGCGAGAAGAGGTCATGAAGTACACGTTAGTACGGCAATGCCATCTTATCCTGAAAGTGAAATTTATCCTGAGTATAGAGGTAAACTATACACTAGGGAGAGACTCAATGGGATTAGTTTAGCACGTTGTTATGTCTGGAGTCGTACTGAGAGAAATTTTCGCAATCGTGTTTTCTTTGAATTAAGTTTCATATTTTTAAGTTTTTGGCAATGCTTGAGAACACCTTGTCCTGATCTTATTTTTTTGACAATACCGGGTTTACCTGTATGTCTTCCTGGAGTTATTTTAAGTAAAATTTATCGTCGTCCTTTGGTTCTCAATGTACAAGACATTTTACCAGATGCTGCTATTCATGTCGGCTTAATTACTAATCCTCAACTCATTAATATTTTGAGAAAATTAGAACGATTTGCCTATAATAATGCTGATAAAATTAGCGTAATAACTGAAAGTTTTCAAAATAACTTATTAAAAAAAGGAGTACCTGAAAATAAATTAGTTGAAATCAGTAATTGGGTAGATATAAATTTTATTAAACCAAGAGAAAAAACTGACAGTAATTTTCGTCAAGAGAATAATCTTAAAGATAAATTTATAGTCTTATATTCAGGAAATATAGCTTTAACCCAAGGATTAGAAAACCTCATAGAAGCGGGTAAATATTTAAAAGCAATTGAGCAGATTGTCATTGTCATTGTTGGTGAAAAAAAGGCGATCGCTCAATTAAAACTACAAGCAGAAGCGAAAAAACTCAATAATATCCTCTTATTACCCTTTCAACCTAGAGAGAAACTACCCGATATGTTAGGGAGTGCAGACATAGGTCTAGTCATGCAAAAACATAACGTCATTAACTTTAATATGCCCTCAAAAATCCAATTATTATTAGCAAGTGGTTGCCCTATAATCGCCTCAGTGCCAGCATTAGGTACAGCAGCCCTAGCAGTAGAAAAAAGTCAAGGAGGAGTAGTTGTACCCCCAGAAAATCCCCAAGCTTTAGCCCAAGCAATTAAAGATTTATATCATCAACCCGATATCTTAAAAAAATTAGGAGAAAATGGCAGAAAATACGCAGAAAATTATTATTCATTTGAAAAAGTGTTAGATCGCTACGAAGAGTTATTTAAATCATTGGTCAATCAAAGAGAAAATTAAAGCTTTGGTAACAAGATTTTTTTGAATAAGTATTTTTTAGTATTGCTCTATTCTTTCTTTTTTATTAATCCCAAGTTTACTAATTTTCTAGCCATTAATTGATGCGAAAAGACCTTTACTCCTAAGACTAATTCACCAAAAATAAAGCCCAAATATTTCTGATCACCAGTTAGTAAATGAGTACATTCAAGAGTGATTGCTCCAGCTAAAATTGGAATATCTTTTTCTGGAAGTGAAACAGGTAAATTGATTATTAAAGTGTTATCAACACAAATTTTGTCGAGGAGAGTATCTAGTTGTTCAATTGAACCAAATTTTTTAGCTGCAATATTTCTTCTTGCTTCTTCTACTGCATAAGAATTAGTTACACAACTTACGTAATTTTGTCTTGCAATGATTAATTCTCTAGGTTAGAGGGTAGAGAAAATTAAAGCTTTGGTAAAGTAGTGTTTACTAGAGAAAATCTAGTATATAATTACCCTGGATTTGCATGGTTTAGTAATGAAAATACTACCAGTGTCAGTGTAACCTATGATTTAGAGACTATCTTTCAACTTCCCCAAGTGAAGATATCCCCTTTTTGATGAGCGATCGCTCTACTCTTTAACAATATATTTATTTATGAAACATCAATTTTCTTTTATTGTTTATAGTCTATTCTGGACAATCGCGGGAATGATTCTGCTTACTCCTCCTAACTATGCTCAAACTCAAGAGCAAGAAATCGCTAAATGTCTAGCAATTAGTAATACAGTTAGCATTATTCAAGCTCAGACAGAAATAATCATCAGAGCAGTTTACCATCAAGATAATCTTACTTGGTTAAATACACCAGCTCAAACAGAAACAACAGAGACAGGGACTAATTACTCTAATATTAGAGGAGAACAAACAGTTAATTTGTTTATTCCCACTAATCAGGAGTTTTGTGAGATTACTATCGGTGATCAACCCAAAGAGTTAGGAAATTTAATCACAGAGAATATGACCAAAGGGACAGTAAGTGGGACAATTACTTATCAAGAGAGAATAGCTTTACCCTTAGGAGCAGTTATCCAGGTAAAATTATTAGATACCTCTCGTCAAGATGTAGCAGCGATAGAAATAGCTAGTCAAACTATAATCACCACTGGTGAACAAGTTCCGATTGCTTTTGCATTAAGTTATGATCCTAATACCATTCAAGAACGACAAACTTATGTAGTGCGAGCAGAAATTTATCTCGATGAGCAACTATTTTTTACTACTACTCAATTTTATCCTGTACTGACTAGGGGTAATAGTAACGAAGTTAACTTAGTTTTAAATAAAGTTATGTCTGAGCAAAATCAATTAACTGGTAGTCAATGGTTACTAGAAGATTTAACAGGTAAAGGAGTAGTAGATAACGTGCAAACCACCATCGAATTTGGTGAAGATAATCGTATTGGTGGTAATGGTGGATGCAATCGCTATTTTACTAGTTATCAACTCGATGGTACTAATTTTAGCGTTAATTTGATTGGTTCTACCCAAATGATGTGTCCACCTGCGATGATGAATCAAGAACAACAATTTTTCCAAGCTTTAGAAAAAGCCTACAATCTCCGTTTAGAGGGACCCTATCTATTTATAGATGTAGAAGGCTCTGATTTACCTTTAAAATTTACTAGATTGTAACAAGAGGGAGTAGGGAGACTGCGGAGACTGCGGAGACGGGGAAGATGGGGAGACGAGGAGTATGATATATAGGAATAATAAAACCGTTCAACCGTTCAACCGTTCCCCCTAACCCCTAACTCCTAACTCCTCCTATCTACCTATACCGATATAGTT
The sequence above is a segment of the Gloeocapsa sp. DLM2.Bin57 genome. Coding sequences within it:
- the proC gene encoding pyrroline-5-carboxylate reductase, whose product is MSIKLGIIGGGVMAEAILSRFIQQQISAPGTILVSDRSSNRLDFLSQTYQVQVTNQNQQVIEGTEVVLLAIKPQVLNTVLTELSLDTPLNPKPLIISILAGVTLERLEAGFPDYPVIRAMPNTPATVGHGITAITPGKQVTTQQVTQGRLLLNAIGKVVEVPENLMDAVTGLSGSGPAYVALMIEALSDGGVAAGLPRAIASELALQTVLGTAKLLETQGLHPAELKDRVTSPGGTTIAGVAELEKAAFRSALIEAVKAAAARSLALGKRE
- a CDS encoding CTP synthase → MSKFVFITGGVVSSIGKGIVAASLGRLLKSRNYSISILKLDPYINVDPGTMSPFQHGEVFVTDDGAETDLDLGHYERFTDTPMSRLNSVTTGSIYQAVINKERRGDYMGGTVQVIPHVTNEIKERIHRVAKNTNSDLVITEIGGTVGDIESLPFLEAIRQFRKDVGRNNVLYTHVTLIPWIQAAGEMKTKPTQHSVKELRSIGIQPDILVCRCDRPLQAGMKEKLSEFCDVPVESVITAVDASSIYEVPLILEAEGLAKQTLSLLKLETREPNLTQWSTLVDKMNSRSHKLDIGIVGKYIQLSAAYLSVVEALGHAAIASDTELNIQWINAEDIEIEDAETHLKDIGGLIVPGGFGSRGVEGKIKAIQYVREKKIPFLGLCLGMQCAVIEWARNLANLHGANSSELDPETQNPVINLLPEQQDVIDLGGTMRLGLYPCRLSHDSLAYSLYQQEVIYERHRHRYEFNNAYRNGFIEKGYRVSGTSPDGRLVEIIELADHPFFIATQFHPEFLSRPNNPHPLFLGLVKAALATNIESKIKSSC
- the wcaI gene encoding colanic acid biosynthesis glycosyltransferase WcaI, producing MRILIYSYNYYPEPIGIAPLMTELAEGLARRGHEVHVSTAMPSYPESEIYPEYRGKLYTRERLNGISLARCYVWSRTERNFRNRVFFELSFIFLSFWQCLRTPCPDLIFLTIPGLPVCLPGVILSKIYRRPLVLNVQDILPDAAIHVGLITNPQLINILRKLERFAYNNADKISVITESFQNNLLKKGVPENKLVEISNWVDINFIKPREKTDSNFRQENNLKDKFIVLYSGNIALTQGLENLIEAGKYLKAIEQIVIVIVGEKKAIAQLKLQAEAKKLNNILLLPFQPREKLPDMLGSADIGLVMQKHNVINFNMPSKIQLLLASGCPIIASVPALGTAALAVEKSQGGVVVPPENPQALAQAIKDLYHQPDILKKLGENGRKYAENYYSFEKVLDRYEELFKSLVNQREN
- a CDS encoding META domain-containing protein, translating into MKHQFSFIVYSLFWTIAGMILLTPPNYAQTQEQEIAKCLAISNTVSIIQAQTEIIIRAVYHQDNLTWLNTPAQTETTETGTNYSNIRGEQTVNLFIPTNQEFCEITIGDQPKELGNLITENMTKGTVSGTITYQERIALPLGAVIQVKLLDTSRQDVAAIEIASQTIITTGEQVPIAFALSYDPNTIQERQTYVVRAEIYLDEQLFFTTTQFYPVLTRGNSNEVNLVLNKVMSEQNQLTGSQWLLEDLTGKGVVDNVQTTIEFGEDNRIGGNGGCNRYFTSYQLDGTNFSVNLIGSTQMMCPPAMMNQEQQFFQALEKAYNLRLEGPYLFIDVEGSDLPLKFTRL